The nucleotide sequence AGCACCAGCAGCGTCATCGGAATGATCTTGGCCGCCATGATCTGCCACGGATGGACCGGGCTGACCAGAAGCTGCTCGACCGTGCCGTACTCCTTCTCACGTACCAGGGCGGCTGCGGGCAACAACATCGCCACCATCGAAATCGAGCAGAACAGCTCCACCAGCCCGACGAACCACGCCGTATCCAGGTTCTGATTGAACCAGACCCGCGGTCGAACCGCCAGCGGCATCGTTTGCTCCAACTCGTCGAGGCTCACCGCCGTCTTCAGCGGCACCCGTGAGAAGATATTCGAGATGTTGCCCATCGCCAGCGCGGCGCTGTTCGAGTTGGTTCCGTCAAAGACCAACTGCACCTTGCCCTGCTGCCCGCGGGCCAGGTCACGCGAAAAATCGGCGTCCACCACGATCACCACCAAAGCCTTGCTCGACAGCAGCAGGCGGTCGATCTGCGAGTAGTTGGCGATGGATTCGACGATGCGAAATCGCGGTGACTGCAGGTGGCTCAACAGCGTGCTGCTGGCCTGTGAACAGTCCATGTCGCAGACCGCGATGGGAAAGCCCATGATGTCCAGCGAGAAGTTTCGCGCGCAGACGAACACGTCCACCGTGAACACCCACAGCACCACCACCATCAGCACGGGGTCGCGCCAGAACTGCAGAAACTCCTTCTTGACCAGGGCCATTGTCCGCATCGTTCACCTGATCCGCTTGCTGAAACACTTGAACGAAATCCAGTACAGCACGATCGAATAGACGGCCAGCGTGGTCAGCGTCGGCCAGTTCATCGACCATCCGGTCCCCTTGAGGAACACGCCGCGCAGGATGTCCAGATAGTACGTCGTCGGCAAAAAACGTCCGATCAGCCAGATCGACCACTTCGAAGCGCTCAGCGGCGTGAAAAAACCCGTGTACAGAAACGACGGCAGCAGCGTGGTCACCATCGTCACCAGAATCGCCGCCACCTGCGTGTTGACCAGCACCGAGATCAGCATGCCCACCGAACACGTGGCGAACAGGTACAGCACCGTCGCGAACGCCACCAGCGCCAGACTCCCCCGAAACGGCACCTCAAAGACGTACAACGCCAAACCCATCAGGACCACCGCGTTGACCAGCGAAATCATCAGATACGGCAGCAGTTTGCCCAGCAGCAGCTCCGCTTTGCTGATCGGCGAGCAGTACAGCGACAAAATCGTCTGCGACTCCTTTTCCCGCACGATGCTCAACGTCGTCAGCAACGCCGGATAGTACATCAGCGTGGTCGCGATCAGTCCGGGCACGATGAAGTTCGCGCTGCGAAGCTCCGAGTTGAACTCGATCCGGGCGCTGATGTCCACCGATCCGCGGCCCAGATGCGGCAGGTGCCAGCGGCCCTCGTTGAGCGACCCGAGGAATTGCTGGTGGATGCTCTCAGCGAACGTCCGGGTGATCTCCGCCCGCACCGGAATCACCCCGTCAATGATGAACTGCACCTCGCCCTGACGCCCGTGATGGTAGTCCCGCTCGAAACCCTGCGGCACGATCACCGCCGCCCGGATCCGTCCGGCCCGCAGGTCCTCCTCCATCGTCGGAAAGTCGCTGTACCGCTGAACCACGTCGAAACTCTCCGACGCCGCCACCGCGTCCACGTACGTCCGGCTCAGCCGCGTGTCGTCGCGATCCAGCACGCCCGTCGGTACGTGCTCGATGTCCAGCACCAGTCCGAACCCGAACGTCACCAGGATGAACGCCGGCACCAGCAGCGCCAACGTCATGTACAGCGGGTCGCGAATGATCTCGTTGAACTCGCGCCGCACGATGGCCCAAAGCCGTCTGCCGCTGATATCGGTGGAAATTCGCATGCCGTTGTCGTGTTCTCCGCCGGCCGGCCCGGCGGCTGGGGGTGTCTACCGCTTAATCGTACCGGGGTTTTCCGACCGCAGTGCCAGCATCCGCTGCAGGGCGACCAGCGCGTCATGACGCTGATGCTCGTTCACGAACACCTCGTTGACCACCTGACCGGCGGCCAGGTTCTCCAGCACCCACAGCAGCCGCGCCGCCGTGCACCGCTTCATCGTCTCGCAGTACGTCTGCAGCGGCGAAAGGTTCATCACCGTCTTGCGCCCCTTCATCTTCTCCGCCAGGCGATCGACCATGTCCTTCTCGGTCCCGACCGCCCAGACGCTGCCGTCCTCGCTCTGCTCGACCGCGCGGATGATCGCCTCCGTGCTGCCCGCCATGTCCGCCGCCCGCACCACCTCATACCGGCATTCGGGATGCACGATAACGCGGACGTTGGGATGCTCGCGGCGAACCCGCGCGATGTCATCGACGGTAAAGTACATGTGCACGTTGCAGCAGCCGGGCCACAAAATTACCCGCGGCTGCTCGTGAAGCTGGCCCATCCCGCCGTCCGGCAGCTCCGGATTGTACAGGGCGGTGTCCGCCAGCGCCATGCCCATCGCCACCGCCGTGTTGCGGCCCAGGTGCTGGTCCGGAGCGAACAGGACGATATCGCCCCGCTCCAGAGCCCAGCTCATCACCGCTGAGGCGTTTCCGCTCGTGCAGATCACCCCGTCGTGCCGCCCACAGAACGCCTTGATCGCCGCCGATGAGTTGATGTAGAACACCGGCACGACCTTCTGGCCGCCGAAGCGCTCGCCGATGTGGCTCCACGCCTGCTCCAGCGCCTCCGCTGAGGCGGTATTGGCCAAGTAGCACCCAGCCGAAAAGTCCGGCAGGATCACCCGCTGCTTCTGCCCGCAGAGCGTCCGCGCCACCTCAGCCATGAAGTACACGCCGCAGAACACGATGTACCGGGCGTCCTGGGCGGTGGCCGCCTGCTCCGAGAGCTTCAGTGAGTCGCCGGTCACGTCCGCGAACTGGAACGTCTCCTGCGGCTGGTAGTGGTGGGCCAGGATCAGCACCTCGCCGCCCAGCTTCTCCTTGGCCGCCCGGATCCGTTCGTACAACTCCGGTTGGGGGATTTCCGCGTATCGGTCGTCAAACTCCCGCATCAGTCCATGCCTTCCCAATCGATCCGGCCCAGGGCCCGC is from Phycisphaerae bacterium and encodes:
- a CDS encoding ABC transporter permease, which translates into the protein MRTMALVKKEFLQFWRDPVLMVVVLWVFTVDVFVCARNFSLDIMGFPIAVCDMDCSQASSTLLSHLQSPRFRIVESIANYSQIDRLLLSSKALVVIVVDADFSRDLARGQQGKVQLVFDGTNSNSAALAMGNISNIFSRVPLKTAVSLDELEQTMPLAVRPRVWFNQNLDTAWFVGLVELFCSISMVAMLLPAAALVREKEYGTVEQLLVSPVHPWQIMAAKIIPMTLLVL
- a CDS encoding ABC transporter permease — protein: MRISTDISGRRLWAIVRREFNEIIRDPLYMTLALLVPAFILVTFGFGLVLDIEHVPTGVLDRDDTRLSRTYVDAVAASESFDVVQRYSDFPTMEEDLRAGRIRAAVIVPQGFERDYHHGRQGEVQFIIDGVIPVRAEITRTFAESIHQQFLGSLNEGRWHLPHLGRGSVDISARIEFNSELRSANFIVPGLIATTLMYYPALLTTLSIVREKESQTILSLYCSPISKAELLLGKLLPYLMISLVNAVVLMGLALYVFEVPFRGSLALVAFATVLYLFATCSVGMLISVLVNTQVAAILVTMVTTLLPSFLYTGFFTPLSASKWSIWLIGRFLPTTYYLDILRGVFLKGTGWSMNWPTLTTLAVYSIVLYWISFKCFSKRIR
- the nadA gene encoding quinolinate synthase NadA; translated protein: MREFDDRYAEIPQPELYERIRAAKEKLGGEVLILAHHYQPQETFQFADVTGDSLKLSEQAATAQDARYIVFCGVYFMAEVARTLCGQKQRVILPDFSAGCYLANTASAEALEQAWSHIGERFGGQKVVPVFYINSSAAIKAFCGRHDGVICTSGNASAVMSWALERGDIVLFAPDQHLGRNTAVAMGMALADTALYNPELPDGGMGQLHEQPRVILWPGCCNVHMYFTVDDIARVRREHPNVRVIVHPECRYEVVRAADMAGSTEAIIRAVEQSEDGSVWAVGTEKDMVDRLAEKMKGRKTVMNLSPLQTYCETMKRCTAARLLWVLENLAAGQVVNEVFVNEHQRHDALVALQRMLALRSENPGTIKR